The nucleotide window CTTCTTGCCTTTATAGGCTGAAGTGCTCGAGGCTGCTTTAGCCTTAGCTTGGAAAGTACCCTCCTGGTGCTCCTCTGATCTGCTAGCCCTCCTTTGCTCTTGTGCATATAGAGCATTGATCAGCTCTGTTAAAGAGATACTGGTCAGGTCCCTTGAATCCTCTAAGGAGGATATTTTTGCTTCATACCTCTCCGGTAAGGTAGAGAGCACTTTCTCCACAATCCTTGCCTCATCAAATTGCTTACCAAGGAGCCTTATGCTGTTAACTATAGCCATGATTCTGTCAGAATACTTCTTGACAGTTTCTTCttccttcatcttcaaatttttgAAATCCCTTCTTAGGTTCAAGAGCTGCTGCTGCCTTGTCCTCTCTGTACCTTGGAACTCCTCCTTGAGTTTATCCCAGGCTTGTTTTGGTGTTTCACAAGCCATGATTCTAGTAAAAATTACATCAGAAACACAATTCTGAATGCATGACATGGCCTTGtgctttttacttttttttttcaaagtacTGCTTCATTTGAGCCACTGTTGAATTTGCTCTCAATGGTTCTGGTTCAACATCTGAGTTAACCACCTCCCATAGATCAAATGCCTGGAGGTAGGTTCTCATCTTGACTACCCAAATGTGATATCCTTCTCCATTGAAAACTGGAGGTGCAGTTGGTGAGAAGTTTGATGAAGCCATGGTTCTACAGGTCCACTAAGAATTAGGCTCTAGATACCAATTATTGGAGTTTCAACACACTTTAACCGGGTAAAGTAAGAATTTCAAACAGAGCACCAGTAGCAACGTATTATACCCGGGtaaaatatgaaggaaaaatgcttgaagttcaagcttttagctactgtcaaaaataaataatagaactTAGAAGTTTTTGAAGGCAAAGAAAAAATGGAGCATATGGAAGAAAATCTGATGATTTTCATTCTAAAAGAATAATGGCATAATGCCAATACATAAATCAAGCTTTTTTACTTGCCAAAATCAACATGTGGTCAACTAATCTATACCAACTACCACTAATACATTGGAACTTACAAAACAAAACTTGTACACTTAAGCAAAGTTGGTCATCAGCTCCTACATCATCAAATTATAACAAATGTAAGCTAAACTAAGTTTAAAATGAACTAGATTACAAAAGCATAGTTAAACGGTAACAAAATATAACTGAGACAGAAAAGAAGCATCAACCCCTTCAGTTGCATGTATTTTACCCGGGTAACTTGTGTGTATGAATTCTTACACATACTTTACCCGGATAACATAAGTGCATTAATTTTCACGTGCTTGAATCTGCATGGGCTGCATGGGAACTAACTTCAACACCCTTTCATCACTAACGCATCATTTTCTACTTGTGAGTGAACACGACCAGTGATCCTTCAAAGGGCCTAAATCAGCCACCCATGAGTCCAGCCAGAATCTTTATTGTCCAGCCAGAATCTTTATTACCATCTCCAATTCACCATTTTGTACTTTCTCGTAGAAGACCCTATACCTTGGCTAATGATTTTCACACAACTTAGGTTGTGTTGATTGGCTCTGCCCACAATCAATGGGTTAAAACTCTAGAGTTTAAAATGATTCTGGTAAAGTTTGGTTCTTTCATTTGAACACTCCATTCTGTTAAAGGAGTCTTAGGGGCAAAAAAATTAATGTGCAATTCTTGCATGATCACAAAAGTTGGCAAAATCACCATTTTCAAATTCGTTACCATGATCACTTCTAATTCTCAATACTTGATGAGACCTTGATGTTGCTCAACATTTCTACATTTTCTAAGCAATTTGTAGCATCTAGGCCTAGTATAACCTGGGATTCCACAATGATTATATATTGGCCtctcttttttttccttcttctctATTTCGGGAGGTGCAACGATCTACTTCGCTTTGGCAAGGACAGTGATTGAGGAAGAAACTTTTCCAGTATGACCCAAACCTCTATGAATCTCTTTCAAGTTTGTTTATAGCAAGAATATAACTTTTTTTTGGCTTACGAAAGCATCCACCGGAGCTAGTCCCTCCGTGCTCTCTAAGCAAGAATGTAAATTTGAGTACCAATATTTCAAATTTCTCACTTCTTGACCCTAAAATCTTTAATATGTTCTATGAATGTAACTTTAAGATCCAATTTGATATATATACTCTATGAATGTAAGTTCAAGTTTCTCACTTTTTTTTTGTCAATGATTTAGtatctatattttaatttgacatgataTTCTTCCTATGCATAATATCATTAGTCAGTCAAAATAATTGAACGCCCTTAATTATTCGGTTAAAATATTGAAgtcaaactttttaaaaataaacacttcaatttatcatgccaaaataatatttttgtgttaaaaaatattttaagataATTTCATGTCATCATTTTAAAAGTTGAGATTAAATTATGTCAAactaaaatataaatactaaatctcAAATATGAGCATAATAGAGAAatcaaaattatggttttatcaTTATCTCATAATGACTAAAATCACATCAATAATTTAATCCAGATAGTTAACAACATTAACTATTGCCAATTAGATAATACATTCTAAAATAGAGTAAACTGCACACATGATCACtataaatttattttcataatttagccaTTCTAAATAAGATAATTATGCGAATTAGTCATTGTTATTAAAATTTCCGTTTCTTTTAACGGATTGTTGATGTGGAACATTAGCACATTAAATGGTTGACACATGGAATTTTTATTAGCTTTTGACTAAAGTTTAGGGATCTCCCTATAATTAGTCCAATACCTTTTTCCCACTAAATTTTGTAGAGAGGTCTCTAAATTTTAGTCAAAAGTCAACAAAAAAACACCACATATTATTCACTTGGCTAGTGTGTCACGTCAGTAATccgttaaaagaaaataaaaattttaatgtcAGGGATTAATTCACACAATTATCTTTTCTAAAGTGActgaattaaaaaatatttaaaataacaaaaataagaaaTATCTTATTTTAAAGTGATTGTGAGTGTAATTTACCCCTCATCAAATCATACTCCATATGTTAGattaaatttggccttcttttacaataattcaatatttattatatttttaaatttggatcCATTGGATTACTCGTTGTCCACTAAATAGCATAATTGGGTAATAACCCTCAATTACTTACAAATACAGCAAGGGGTAACATAGTAGGGGACTCCTCTCCTTTACAAAAACTCTAATACATTGGGTATTCATCTAGAGTCTCCCTACATTTTCGACTCTCGACCCTAAAATGGGTGAATCGTCCTTCTGCATTACTGCCCTCTATTCTCCTCCTATATGCCTGTTGATATTGTGCATCAAAAAATTATTTGTTTTAGATTATTGTTTCAATCATAAGTAGATATACTTCAACTTGTTATAAAGAGTATTGTTcagattttttttcttaaaatatttgtaGTCGAATATGATAGGGGAGTATGATATTTTAAGATGAAGAATCCTAGAAAAAGATCAAGAATCCTGGAAAAAGTTCCAAACAAAAATGACCCTTGCTTAGTTGCTATGAGCTACTTGTCAATATATCAGATATAAAGAGAATATATTATCTTATCTATGCAAACTTTTATCACCACTGCAAGGGTCACCGTTAAAACCCTTAATCACAAATTAGAAATGGAGTAATAAACATATAGAGATTGATATTGcatatgaattaaaaaaaatccaGAATGAAACTAGAGAGCTAGTAGGGTGGATGAAAAAGGGGCTGATATCTAAAGTCATAACAAGAGCAAATGAGTGAGAAAGAACATATATTCTACTTGGTAGGAACCACTGTTTTGCCTAACTGATAAGGGCATTCACTTTGCCAAATGGTGCTGATTCCCCCTAATAATTATAAAAGGCATGTGCAATTTAGCGGTTGATGCATAAAATATACAAAAGGATGCAGTATTGTTTAAGTTTCCAAtttctatatatacatatactccAATGAAAGCATAATCTGCTTTACAAGTTTCCATATCCTCCAAAAGTTTCACAACTGTTTCACTAATAATTAGAAGGGTTAATATATAATTCAGCACTTAAGTTTGATACTTTTTTCCAATGTGGTACATGTATTATATTTTGGTCCAATTTGATATCCATATTTAacaaaagttataaattttagtACCCAAAGGTAAAAGCCTTAACTTTTAATGTTTAATATGGATTTtaaagttgatttgataaaatttcataattaactaataatattagcaTTTAGCTCTCATCAAATCAACCTTAAACCCAAATTAAATGACATCCATAGGactatatttgaaatattaaatgcaatattaaacaaattcacaattatcactaaatttattttattaaaaatcataaaaaaaatcaaacctaACAATATTAGCAATTAATCGTAAAACctgaattaaacaataaaaagttAACACCATGACTTTCGAGTgccaaaatatataattttcgtcaaatataaaccaaaaattaaaacatgtACCATATTAAAGAAAATGTCAAACTCAGAAACTAAATGTTATATTGAGCCTAATTGGAATATAGGTAAAATTATGCATAATCTTGTAGCTAAAGAAGATTATTCTCTAGGTTATTTATTGAAGGGACCACAATCTATATACAATTCTCATGTTTATCTGAAATCTCTGTATCAGACAATAAAACAGTGCACAAGCAACTATTATATAAAGCCACTTGCTGTTATCTTCCTTTACTACTCAGTACTCACACCATTTGATTTAGTGATCTGAAATCAAATAGCAAGAGAGGTATTAAAATGGATTCCAACCGCAAAGGAAGGGGGTTCATCAAGGGGAAGCTGGCACCGTTGTACCGTGCGGTTAAGCCGACAGCAGGCGTGCAATGCACCAACCAGGCCAAGCCAAATCAGGGTTCTTCTACAACAGCTTCAGTCGGCTTTCGAGTTCACCGAGACTACATGATTTCCCAACCAAAGAAGATCTCATTTGTTGTACCCGCGGACAAGAACCGAGAAAATTTAAGCCAAATCGACAATTTCTTCGGCGTTGTTGGTGATGAAAGTGTTGACATTAAGGCTGCAACTTACATCTCTTCGGTTCGAGAACGTTTCAAGCTTGAAAAACTCTGCACGAATTAAACTCTAAGAAAATTACTTGGGTGGATGAAGTTCCTTACCTTCTTAGAATGGGTGCTCATTTTAGTTAATAAAATCCTTTGCCAGTTTCCAGTTCAACGATCTGTAATTGTTTTATACGTAGTTAAGGTTCTGCGGTTTGTAATTATTAGATGCATAAACTATGGTTTAACAATTAAATCAATATAGCAATCCTTGCGCTTTTGACAATATAGGTTCCTTCTCTAACATGTATTTCACAATATATGAAGCTGCCAAGGACATAATTTTGGAACTTTAATAGGGTGTCGACTATTACGCCAACTTGTTATGGTATTTCCAATCTCCAAAACCCGAAACAACCTGGATACAATCCATGCTATTGACTCGCAACCTAAGTTCGGACCCAACTAGGTAGATATGTTAAGGGTTTAAGGGGAGAGCTCACGAGCTCAGTTCGCATGTCATTGAGTGTTCACGAGTATAGAATGTGAAGTCAAATGAGTGAACTAATGAACACTCGAACCAACAAACACATATTAAATCTAGGATAACTTACGTGTCAATATAAATAGAGTCTACCTAAGACATCAATTCTATAAACAGTAACTAtgtcatataaatatataattctcCTCACTAAAAAGGACACACAACAAAATACTCAATACAAACTTTTTTGATAAATATATTTAACCCATCGCTTTTTCAGCTATTGATGATGTCTCGTTACTATCAAAGAGATAAGATGGATACATTAACTTTTTCCTATACGCATGTCTGGAATAATAAAGTGGATTCTCCAAAAATCTCTTTCATTTATTATTATCTCTTTTctctttgtttatttttattttttgtattttattttttcatgtttatttcctttctcttttaAGCTTAAATTTGTTTTTCATTAATAATCCCATGTAAATATTTGGAAATAGACGATTATGATTTTTATGTATGAATAGTCTTGATTGCCTAGCATTTCGTTATTTGTTTCCTTTAAATGAAATgatatttttttcataaaataaaaattattaatgttataGTTTATAAATattacattatataaaaaaaatttattaatatcattttgtaatatttttaaaatgcaattttaatataacttcaaatattattttaaaatgtagaGAAGGAGTGTAGCTTTTCACTTACAATAAATTAGGAAGAAACTTTCTATTATTTTAATCAACTAATCTAGGAATGGTAAAATCTGAACTATTTGATGgattttgaattttctttttttttttaaaaagtgaaTGCAGGATGGAGGGGGTGAATTTTTTTCTTTCAGACAGTGAGGATGGAACGTTATGGTAATTGCCTGCACGTTCTGCTCCACTCTACTTTATGAAATTATCATTTCATCATtgtatatatataacaattaaaaggaaaaaaatataataacatattataaaaattcatatattttatgcctaaatattttttttaaaaaaaataagtttaaataTTTACTTGTCTTTAAAAGATTGAGAATATTAAAGATAAATAGCAGAAGTTAAATTGGAGCATAGCAAGGTGGGGTGGGGCAAGGATGGATGCATCCAACATTCATGGAGGTGgtagtgattttcaaaatcatacATGCATAGTAAAGAAGGGCAAGTGGTGGAGTAGAGCGAGCTAACTATAGAGTGGTGGTAGATTTAGCAACATCCGTTCCCACCTCGCTCCACTAACATCCCTAGGTTGGTCGATTATTTGTATTTATCcgacttaaatgaaaataatttataataaccGGATAGATCAACTTAGATTTTCATAGCCAACCTCACTGAACCGACTTAATTTCTATCATTTAGGTCAGTTAACTAATTTAactgatttttttaaatattgtacaatatataaattcaaatttagggttttaaaaaGATAGTTGAACCCTACAAGGTCGATCAAATTGGGGTCAACTCCTTCCAAAAAATTTTTAAAGTGTCGTTTATTCGAAGATGACGAACCCCTCAACGGGTTAGTATTGTCCCCAGATAATTTAGTAATTTCTCTGCACTTTTGGGCcaagttataaataataaaaaatctctagaatttttttgaaataatttcttcaaaaaattttctCTTGAATTCACGTGTGTAAA belongs to Gossypium arboreum isolate Shixiya-1 chromosome 7, ASM2569848v2, whole genome shotgun sequence and includes:
- the LOC108477668 gene encoding uncharacterized protein LOC108477668; the protein is MASSNFSPTAPPVFNGEGYHIWVVKMRTYLQAFDLWEVVNSDVEPEPLRANSTVAQMKQIMACETPKQAWDKLKEEFQGTERTRQQQLLNLRRDFKNLKMKEEETVKKYSDRIMAIVNSIRLLGKQFDEARIVEKVLSTLPERYEAKISSLEDSRDLTSISLTELINALYAQEQRRASRSEEHQEGTFQAKAKAASSTSAYKGKKNWRNRPKTDAARGGDRLYRFCKRPGHSEARCWFKPDAACQHCKKKGHVERVCKEKSRPGQNQPQHKNEEARVAEDSSDYEEQVFPVSCSTS